Part of the Triticum urartu cultivar G1812 chromosome 2, Tu2.1, whole genome shotgun sequence genome, ctatcttaCATGTCCTTATAGAAAACGTTAAAACGAAGATTTAAATCCTCGGATGGACAGACACACCTTCATGTGAAATCAAGCTAAATCAAAACCAAGACGCCTATGTAGCTGTACGCCAAATATGAGCCAGAGGTCAAGCCAACCGCCATCTAGGATCCCTGTATGCCATCGGTGCAGGTAGCATCACCTGTAAGCGTCCCTGGTTGAGAATTGCCGTTGCTCGAACACATATCAACCACTGCCACCAACCCTGATCTGCCGCATCCGGCCAACCCTGTCGCATGAACTCCATGTGGACAGACCATTCTGGCACTGCAGACGCCACATGGGTTTTGCTCGATGACGGACTTTGACAGGAGCGAGAGCGTAACGCCGGTGGCGGCTAGGGCTTCAGAGTTCGTCGCGACATGTAAGGACGAGTGAATCATGTTAGGTAATTACGTTCGGTggagccctgaagcaagaggAAATGAATATGACTTTGAACTACACAATTTCACATGCTTATGAACATTACATGTCTAATATTGTATAAAGTATCATGTCTAATGACGATGTACCTCATTCCGATGGGCAGGAATGTAGGTTTGCGATAATTCGGATGGAAGTCCTGCCCGTCTTTGGCTGGTGCCACCCGTGACAGCCCCTCGTGGGTGTCATTTCCCCTCCTTGGAGGCAGCGTTGTGGTGTGTCggcacctctctctctctctctctctctctctctctctctctcttttacgaggaaaactttcaatctattcatcttcaatcatggtagtacaacgaatactagaaataataaaaattacatccagatccgtagaacacctagcgacgactacaagcactgaagcgagccgaaggcgcgccgctgccatcgcccctccctcatcggagccgggcaaaccttattgtagtagacagtcggaaaGTCGTCATGCTAAGACCCCATAGAACCAACGCACCAGAACAACAACCGCCACAGATGAAGAGTGTAGATTAAAAGGATCCAACCTGAAGACACACGGACGAAGACGAACGACAAACAGATCCAAGCAAATCCACCAAGCACAGATCAGCCGGAGACACAACTCCACACGCCCACCGATGATGCTGAACACATCACCGGAAcgggggctaggcggggagacctttattccatcttcagggagccgccgccgtctcgcctTCCTGAGTAGGACGCAAACCCTAACAAAAATCGAAAAAAGATCTAAAAACGGAGCCCTCCCACCGGCAAGGGGCGAGATCCACTCCGCCTCCATGGTCCTAAGGCCACCGAAGACGGGACGGATCGGCGCCAGCGCCGGCGGGAGGCAGAGTACCCTAGCTTTTTGGAGGGGCGGCTGGCTAGGTCAAATACTTGTTTTCAATCATGAAGGGAGTACCCTTTCTTTCTTCCTTAATGGGTTTTAGTGCCTCCGATATGCATAGATggggctctctctctctctctcttgattggTTGTCTCCGGGCAAAAGTCTAGGTTCGGATCCGGATCGATGATAGCGGCGTCCTCGATGTCGCTCTTCTGTTGGGATAATTGCTTTTGGAGACACGACTTGGAGGTCCTAGTTTGCTTTCCTGTGGTACTCACCGTTGTTCTGAATTGTTCGTCAGGACCTAAAGGTACTATGTACACCGTCGCGGGTGATTCCAAGATGATGACTTTCTTGGGGCTGTTCGAGTCTCGTCACCCACCTGCCAACTCTTTTAGTCAATCAAGGATGGTTaatgccacacactagttgatgCGTTGGCAATGAGAGTTTGTTTGAAGTTGTTGCTCTTTAGAGGTGACCAACGTTGGTTGAGACGCGGCTGCTCTTGTTGGTCAATTTAGCACAGATACTTTTGTGTTGGGGTTTCTGTGGTGTTTGCCTCTCATCGGCATGTGGTGAGAGTTTGTCTGAATTCTTGTGTTTTATCATGTGCCTTCTATAAAACTAAAACTACGGCACATAGTTTACTCGTGCTCTCGGAAAGAAAACACACCTCCTCGTTCGAAAATTAGCAAGCCAAGCCAACCCAAATGATTTGGCGACTTGAGGTCTAAAATAAAAACGACCACCCATCTTCCCAGTTCCCACGAGTAGGCTTACTATTCATAACCACGCCAGCACGCGCGAAGAGCCCAACGTCCCAACTAGAGCTCCCTTCCACGCCTCTTTCTCCAATCTCCACCTCCCCACTCCCCCCCTCTTCGACCGTCCCCTCCGCCGAACTCCAACTCACCGAGCCAGCCAGCACCACCACCAGGAGCCATGCCGGCGGCGGTCGCCTGCTCCGTCAAGTGCCGCCCCCACCACCGCCTCTCGGCGCCGCAGCCCCCCGCCGCGCTGGACCTCCTCCCCCGCGCCCCGGCCTCCGCCGCCGGCGAGCTGCGGGCGACCCGGTGCCGGACCCCGCCCTCCCTCTCCTTCGCGCGCGCTTCCGACCAAGGGGAGGCGCGAAGCCCGCCGTCCGCGAGGCGAGCCCGCGCCGCCGTGGCGGGGTTCGAGGAAGTCGGCGCCGCTTCTTCCGCAGCCGCGGCGGCCCTGCTCGCCGGCGCGCAGTCGCGGCACGCCATCTTCCGCGAAGAGCTCGTGAGAAAGGCCTACTACGCGGCCGAGGCGGCCCACCGCGGCCAGGTGCTTGACAGCGCCCCTCTCGCTCTCTTTCTGCTCATCGTTTCGGCGTGGCTTGTCGGACGTTTGAAGTGACCGGGCCACGTTCCTCGGCTGGGCGTTTTGGTGGTTTCTGCAGATGCGCGCGAGCGGCGACCCTTACCTGCAGCACTGCGTGGAGACGGCGGCGCTGCTCGCGGAGCTCGGCGCAGGCCCTCCGGTTATCGCGGCGGGGCTGTTGCACGACACGGTGGACGACGCAGGCCTGGATTACGGCTCCATCTCCGAGCAATTCGGTGCTGGCGTTGCGGACCTCGTGAAGGGGGTAAGAATTCGGATCTACTCCGTATTTAGTTACTGTACTGGATATAACTGACATTAGGATGTGACGAGCAGGCTCACTGATATGTCTAATTAGGAGAACTGTTTTTCTCTGTTAAAGCTCGCTTGGTGTGGCAGTATTATTTTCTGAAACGAACCAAAGTAAGGTGCAATTGCTGCTACACCGTTATGTAGCAATTCAGAGCTTCTTCACTGGTAGATTATTCGTACCGGCATATACAGATAATTTTCTGAGCATGACTTAAGCTGTGCCTGTGTCCAGGATCAGGCCATTGTTTTCTAGGGGAAGGACCAGGTCATACTCACAATTGATTAGTTATATGGTTATGTCTCTGCGTGGGCCCCCCTTTTATTTTCATCTTTCTCGGTGTTGTCTTTTTCGTCATATGGAGAACTGGATGTTGCTAGTTTGGCTACCTTGCTAAAATATATTTTTACGATTATGACTGACAGACCATAATTGATTGTTATGTTATTGATAGGGCTTCTAGAACAAATACAAATCTTATGCTTATCTAAGTTAGGTATTAAGTTAACATCACCTCTATTAAAGTAGGCTGTAGGCATCTCCTAGGATTGACTTGTGCTTTGTTATACTTTAGAATTTCTTCCTGGCTGTTTACCAGATCAAAGCAGACACACCTTTTGGTGATTTTATGTGTCTTCTTTCATGACATTGCGTTTATTATTTGGAACTTGGGAAAGGCTGTTGTTTGTTCTGCTACACGTTGTCGCCTTGTCGGTCATCTTTATCAATATTACACCTGCAATATATCACCATTTTTTGGCAACAAGGGTGCTTTGGCCGTTTGAGGACATTGTGGAATGACTTGACTTAGTTGTGTCGAATATTTGACAGGTTTCTAATCTAAGTCATTTGAGCAAACTGGCTCGTAGAAACGATACAGCGAGCAGAACTGATGAAGCTGACAGATTGCGTACAGTCTTCCTTGCAATGGAGGATGCGAGAGCAGTGCTTATCAAACTTGCTGATAGGCTACACAATATGAGGACGTTGGATTCATTGCCCAAGATCAAACAGCAGTGCTTTGCAAAGGAAACGCTGGAGATATTTGCTCCATTGGCGAATCAATTGGGGATCTTGAACTGGAAGGAGCAGCTTGAAAATCTGTGTTTCAAGCATCTTTACCCAGAGCAATATGAGGAACTGTCATCCAACCTTCATGAGTTTTACAACAGAGATATGATTGCAGCTGCAATAAGGCGATTGGAACAGGCCCTTCAGGTGAGAGGGCTATCCTATCGTTCCATATCAGGGAGGCACAAGAGCATATACAGCATCTACAGCAAGATGACAAGGTAAACTCGTGCGTCATGTTTCCATTATGGTGTATTTACtagattttttttttcaaatgaTTTGCCTTTCATTTTAGCTGTGTTAATGAAGTCAAATGAATCATTATCTAAAATAGGTAATTCCTGCACTGACTTCAACATGGCCTTTAAAGTAACCTTGCTAGCCGGAGAGACATATGCCACTAAACATGCTAATGTGATTGCTTTTTTATTACAGGAAAAAACTGGACATGGATGAAATCTATGATGTACATGGAGTGCGTGTGATACTCGAGAATAAAGCTGATTGCTTCACCACATTAGAAGTTGTCCATCACTTGTGGCCTAGAATTCCTGGGAAGTTTAAAGACTATGTCAGCAGCCCCAAATCTAATGGGTACGACCATGCAaaatattgctatgctatgcagAAAAAAATGTATGTCACGGTGCTAACTTGATGCTTCTTAACTTGTAGGTACCAATCGCTGCACACGGTTGTTCTCAGTGAAGAAACACTCCCATTAGAGATCCAAATTCGTACTGCGGACATGCACTTGCAGGCAGAGTTTGGAATCGCTGCACATTGGAGGTACAAGGAAGGCGTACGTAACTGCTCTTCATCTCTGCCTGAAATGGTTGAATGGGTTAGATGTGTTGTTACATGGCAGTGTGAAACTCTGCACACAGATCACCCTTCGCCTCCTGGACTTGGTTCTTCCCCAAGGGCAACATGCACTTTCCCTTCTGACTCTGATGGCTGTCCTTTTTCCTATTCAAAACAATGTGACCACACTGGACCGATCCTAGTAATACTTCTGGAGAATGAAAAGGTTAAGAACCCTCATAATATTTTGTGCTAGTGCTTTCTGATTAATTAAAGTTGCAATGTGTTAATTTGGAAGAGCAGCAGAACTGAATTTTTTATGTTTGTTTTCTTCAGATGTCAGTGCAAGAACTCCCACAAAATTCGAAAATACTGGACCTACTGAAGAGGGCTTCTAGCTACGACATGCAGTTGAGCCTAAGGCTCAACAGTCATGCTGTGCACAACCTGCACCAGGAGCTGAAGATGGGCGACGTGCTGGAGCTGATCCCTTCAACTCCTTGCAAATCAGGAGGCTACATGAGGGAGCTCAACCAAATGTCTGATCACCGTCTCGCGGTTTCGCAGTCTTGACAGCCGTAGACCAGCAGATCTTGTGAATACATATATGACAGCTCAGCTAAATCGTCTGAAGTTTAGGTGACCGCACTGACAGAATCATAACAGATGTTGTAGCATTTGGTGTATATTTGTTGATAACTTTGTTCAAGTAGAACAAAAGAAGTTAACCTGTAAATAGTACGTACGTGATACAGAGTTCAAGCTCGGGAATTGTTCTTGGTTTTAGAACACCTATCGAGAAAATAGAACATGGTTAGGATAAGTGATTTCAGTTCTCTACTTGTTCAGATATTGGCTATGAATTTGCAATTACATGTGAATATTTTTTTTTTGCTCGGTGTGCTTGACTACTTAAGATGCAAAATGAGaagtgaaaaagaaaaagaatagaAAGGCTGTGATAAGTGATTTGTGTTCTCTTCTAATTCAGACATTGGCTATGGAGTGCAAATTTGTGAAAATAGTTTTTTCCAGCGAGCTAGACAACGAAAAGACTGGGTGCTTTATTGCTGATGATGCAAAATCACAAGTGAAAGGGAAAAATTATATACAAAAAGGCTATAATAAGTTTTTAGTCCTATACTTCAGACATTGGCTTTGACGTTTGCATTTGTGAAAAATATAGTGCTCAACGGAAATGTGTGCGTGGGGCTCGACATTGGCTATGGAGTGCAAATTTGTGAAAATAGTTTTTTCCAGCGAGCTAGACAACGAAAAGACTGGGTGCTTTACTGCTGATGATGCAAAATCACAAGTGAAAGGGAAAAAATATATACAAAAAGGCTATAATAAGTTTTTAGTCCTATACTTCAGACATTGGCTTTGACGTTTGCATTTGTGAAAAATATAGTGCTCAACGGAAATGTGTGCGTGGGGCTCGGCTGTTTAAAGATGcagaaatgaaaaaaataaacgACACCTGAGAGATTCGGGCTCGGCTGTTTAAAGATGcagaaatgaaaaaaataaacgACACCTGAGAGATTCGAACTCTCGCGGGGAAACCCCATGTACTTAGCAGGCACACGCCTTAACCACTCGGCCAAAGTGTCGTTGTTGTGTAGACTTGTGAAATGATCCTATTTGTACTGGATATGACCCatatttcactcaaacccaaactgTTCGTTTGCCTCCCCCAATAAGAGTCGCCTATGTCGTAGTACAAATCAGCGCCCTGTTGTTCTCACAAATTAGAGATATGTGTTTATATGTCGACTGTTTCTTGGCTTTTGATGTTTGGTGGAAAGAGGCAGAGAGCAAGGTCAACTCAAATCATGCTAATAGAGAGAGGTGTAAGCAACTATTCTGTTCTTGTTCATGAATTGGCCTCCATGTAACAAAAGACGAGTCTAAACAAATGTAAAACGTGTGGGAGAGACATGACATGGATGGGATATATTCAGTTTAGCTGCACTTGAGCTATTACGCTGCAATATCCTTTCGCAAAAGAGGTGTGGCAAAAGTTTATTGTCTCTAATGGATCAATGGTAAGGATTGCACATACAACGACGACTATCGCACGATGGTGGTCTCAGCTACAGGGGAGGGCGACAAGATCGGATTGCTAATG contains:
- the LOC125536328 gene encoding probable GTP diphosphokinase RSH3, chloroplastic isoform X1 gives rise to the protein MPAAVACSVKCRPHHRLSAPQPPAALDLLPRAPASAAGELRATRCRTPPSLSFARASDQGEARSPPSARRARAAVAGFEEVGAASSAAAAALLAGAQSRHAIFREELVRKAYYAAEAAHRGQMRASGDPYLQHCVETAALLAELGAGPPVIAAGLLHDTVDDAGLDYGSISEQFGAGVADLVKGVSNLSHLSKLARRNDTASRTDEADRLRTVFLAMEDARAVLIKLADRLHNMRTLDSLPKIKQQCFAKETLEIFAPLANQLGILNWKEQLENLCFKHLYPEQYEELSSNLHEFYNRDMIAAAIRRLEQALQVRGLSYRSISGRHKSIYSIYSKMTRKKLDMDEIYDVHGVRVILENKADCFTTLEVVHHLWPRIPGKFKDYVSSPKSNGYQSLHTVVLSEETLPLEIQIRTADMHLQAEFGIAAHWRYKEGVRNCSSSLPEMVEWVRCVVTWQCETLHTDHPSPPGLGSSPRATCTFPSDSDGCPFSYSKQCDHTGPILVILLENEKMSVQELPQNSKILDLLKRASSYDMQLSLRLNSHAVHNLHQELKMGDVLELIPSTPCKSGGYMRELNQMSDHRLAVSQS
- the LOC125536328 gene encoding probable GTP diphosphokinase RSH3, chloroplastic isoform X2, which codes for MPAAVACSVKCRPHHRLSAPQPPAALDLLPRAPASAAGELRATRCRTPPSLSFARASDQGEARSPPSARRARAAVAGFEEVGAASSAAAAALLAGAQSRHAIFREELVRKAYYAAEAAHRGQMRASGDPYLQHCVETAALLAELGAGPPVIAAGLLHDTVDDAGLDYGSISEQFGAGVADLVKGVSNLSHLSKLARRNDTASRTDEADRLRTVFLAMEDARAVLIKLADRLHNMRTLDSLPKIKQQCFAKETLEIFAPLANQLGILNWKEQLENLCFKHLYPEQYEELSSNLHEFYNRDMIAAAIRRLEQALQVRGLSYRSISGRHKSIYSIYSKMTRKKLDMDEIYDVHGVRVILENKADCFTTLEVVHHLWPRIPGKFKDYVSSPKSNGYQSLHTVVLSEETLPLEIQIRTADMHLQAEFGIAAHWRYKEGITLRLLDLVLPQGQHALSLLTLMAVLFPIQNNVTTLDRS